In Prunus dulcis chromosome 1, ALMONDv2, whole genome shotgun sequence, the following are encoded in one genomic region:
- the LOC117620746 gene encoding glycine-rich cell wall structural protein 2-like: MARSNVVSWSLIFLAMGLFSYVSVQATREGRSLINLRDKRLDLDNGLKNWHGEEATYQGLTADGYGAGPGYGFGGGGSGTGNGGGKGGGYGDGSGGFGSGVGHGGNGGNGGGFGNGVGGGGGFGGGSGTGPGYGGGGVGGGGGGYGHDERMN, encoded by the coding sequence ATGGCAAGGAGTAATGTAGTTTCATGGAGTCTCATTTTCTTGGCTATGGGGCTTTTCAGTTATGTATCTGTTCAAGCCACCAGAGAAGGGAGGTCTCTGATAAATCTCAGAGACAAGAGACTTGATTTGGACAATGGGTTAAAGAATTGGCACGGTGAAGAGGCAACTTATCAAGGGCTGACAGCTGATGGTTACGGGGCAGGGCCTGGTTATggttttggtggtggtgggagtGGTACAGGCAATGGTGGCGGTAAAGGTGGAGGCTATGGTGATGGCAGTGGTGGCTTTGGAAGTGGTGTTGGGCATGGTGGTAATGGTGGCAATGGTGGCGGATTTGGTAATGGTgttggaggaggtggtgggtTTGGTGGAGGCTCGGGCACAGGCCCAGGttatggtggtggtggggtaGGTGGGGGTGGTGGAGGATATGGTCATGATGAGAGGATGAATTAG